Proteins co-encoded in one Methanobrevibacter gottschalkii DSM 11977 genomic window:
- the porD gene encoding pyruvate synthase subunit PorD has protein sequence MVSIGCVIKTPGNSKINKTGSWRTFKPILDKEKCIDCDNCIIFCPDSSVNKQHDIDYDYCKGCGICAHECPSDAIEMVKE, from the coding sequence ATGGTAAGTATAGGTTGTGTAATTAAAACACCAGGCAATAGTAAAATCAACAAAACTGGAAGTTGGAGAACATTTAAACCCATTTTAGATAAAGAAAAATGTATTGACTGTGACAATTGTATTATTTTCTGTCCAGACTCCAGTGTAAATAAACAACATGATATAGATTATGATTACTGCAAAGGATGTGGAATTTGTGCACACGAATGTCCATCTGATGCAATTGAAATGGTAAAAGAATAA